The region TATTTTAGTTTAATTAAACGGAAGGATGGTCATGTCTCATTTGAGTGCGAGACCCTTCATAACATGTAATGTCTCACCGTATTAATGGCATAGTAAAAATACGTGATGGTGTTGATACTAAGAGAAATGTAACATTAATTATATTAAATGCTTTTAAATCATGATACTGCATTACATCACTTTATTTATTATGTAGTACAGATCACATATTATAAGGCATAAAATGgtcattcataaaaaaaaatgaacatacaaacaaataaacaaatacagcaagCTTTCAGTCAAAATTACTAATGGAAAGATAGTACTGCAGATTACTTTGAGATCAATTTGACATGCGCTTGTTGTAAAGTCGCAttgatatttaaaatatttctcacaATGTAACGGTAGTTTAACCATTAACCATCTAAACTTTTCTGAGGTTGTCAAATGTGGATATAAATATGCTCCATTTATGCattgtgaaatgaaattatgtaaAATCATGTGGTAAAATCTACACAAATACAATGGGTTGTATTGTACTGAAAAAGAGAAttctgtaaatataaaaaataccTCCAAAAAGTTAAGGAATGCCCATTCCACCAAAGCTCCAGTGTTAATGTACTGGTATCATACAATGGACTTCTCTTCTACTGTAAAAAGTAATGGAGTGAATCATTTTCAAGAATAATCTCTCATTGCACAGGCGACGTTATGGCCTGGTGTGTTTCCAACTGTGGTCATATGGGTCATCATATCTTTTAATCTTTAAATTTAATAATCAGTGTGGTCATCATAGTGATCTTGCCGGTTGTCATAACGGTCATGACGATCAACGTAGCGATCGTGTCGGTCATCGTAGCGATCGCGTCTGTCGTCATAGCGATCGTCTCGGTCATCATAGCGATCACGTCTGCCGTCATAGCGATTATCTCGGTCATCGTAGCGATCACGTCGGTCGTAATAGCGATCACGCTGGTCATTGTAGTCATCGGGGTCATTGAGCCGATCCTTAGATCGGTAGACAACATTCTTCTCTCGCAGTATATCTGAACTGTTCCGTCGCTCAGCGCTCTTCTCACTGTGCTCTTCATACTGGTCACGCCGATCAATGCTGCCCTCAACGCTCCCCTTCCGCTTGTCCCCACCTTGATCCTCCAAATGCTCTGTGGGCGGCCTGTCATGGTACTCCACCACTGGACCACTGAAGGAAGCACGGTAAATAAGCATTTATAATCCCACTCTCAAAAAGGTTACAATTCTCTCATGCCAGAACTCACACAGAAAGCTCTCAAAGAATCACAACACCCATGTATCTCTACAAATTTCTCTATGAGGGGCTTTGAGTGAACAGATACTGCACATACTTGGTAGCAtgctcttcatctttctccttttttctacagcagcagcagtaaatAATGATCACAAGCACCAGGACTCCAGCAGCACATCCTCCAAAGATGCCTGCTGTAGAGGCAATATTCATGGTGGCTgcaaaaaggaagaggaggggacTTGATAAGAgagacatttaaataaaaactttcaatgAGATCATGCAGTTTTACAGAATAGCAATTACAAGCTGTTGTGTTTCCAGTTCATTTTAAACTTCACCTATGCATCCTAATATGTATATGGATGGGCAAATAAATGAGGGGGCGGTACTTACATGGCATAACTGCAAGCGTGACATTGCACTTGGCGGAACCCATCTTATTGGTTGAAGTGCAAACATAATACCCTGACATTTCCCTGGACATATTAAACAGAGATAACACTCCATTTTCTGtagaaaagaaaggggaagtAAGTCCAGTTATGCTTATAAATTAGAACAGAGGTATGGACGAATACACAATACAGCAGACAAATGGGAACATACGTTGTGTGGTTTTGGGTGGGAAGGGCCTCTGAAGATTACTGACATCATATCCTTGCCACTGGTAGGTAGGTGTGGGTGAGCCTTCCTCAGATACACAGGTCAGGCTGATGTCGTGTCCATATTCAGTTGCACCTTTAATCTCGCAGACAGGATCTGAGGGTGGCACTGGTAAACAGGAAGAAGACATCAATGTAGCATTAATgtagagaggggagagggaccACACAGATACTTTTAATCATCATGAAgtttaattaaattttttttgggggtgggggagcaAACCATGATCATAAAGggtaaaacaaataaagtattGAAAATCCAGCAAGACATAAGAACAAGAAGTTCAATTTCAGAGCTCGATCATATGTGAAGACacctaaaataaaatatctcaTTTGCTGTATTGAAAACATACCCAGTTTTAACGAGAGGCCTCTGCAAGGGAAATGTTCTGTGTTACTGCACTGCTAGAAGTATGAGACCACCATAGTGGACTAATTATGGCCTGACTGACAGTCAAGGGGGTCAGGTATCCCAAGTAAATtggttgtgtgtgcatttatgtctATGTGAGTAACCTATTCCCAATACACCTCAAAAGGTTTAGGCAGTGAGGTCTCTGCCAGGGAGTGTAACATGGGCAATCTGGAATGTGCTAGAATGTTCTGTGAACAGCACAGAGGGTATAAAAGATAAGGTGTTTCACAAGTTTTTGTAAAAGCTCTGCTGaggacagtctctctctctcaccgagTTCTTCACCTACATTGTTACAAACTCTGCTCAACTGAATCCACGATCTGACTAGTACCCCGGTCTGACTAGTTCCTTCTTGATTCATCATCGTGCCCAAGCTCATCATGTTCAAAGCCCTCTCTCAATGtcagtcataaaaatgagagatgaaatattaaagttatttgcaaaaggttgttttttttaatgcaaggTCTCACCTAGTACCACAAGGTTGGTGGTGTCAAACGTCTGTCCCTCATCATCACCTGGGATCTGGACTTGACATTTTATGTCTCTGCTCTCTTGCACTGTGACGTGATTCAGGGTCAGCCGAGATACTTTTTGATCTAGGTCAGTTTCTATTGAGGCTTTTCCTTCATAGTCAGGACCAATGTCAATGTGGCCATCATTGGAGTAGTATGTCCCAAAAGTAATCTATAAAGAAAGATTGATTTTTCCCATTTCAGGTTGCTTTATATGTCATATtgcttttctccattttttatAACCAATATTAAAACAAgacatatttctcttttttcaaaacTAGTTAGTCAGTGCCCAGAAACTTAAAATCACTTTGCAAAACTTCATATTCCCTTCAAAATCAAATCAGATGGGTagacactgaaaaataaattgatGAGTTAGCATACACAATGTCATATTTTGCTTCCATATAAAGAGATAATGTCAATAACCAGCAAAGGCAGTTATCCATAGTTTGAACATATAGCAGAGATTAGTATTTTCTTTTACATATCCACAATAGTCTCACAGTGTATAGCTCTTCAACTTAGCACTTGCCTTTAATAGTATGTGACCTGCTGCTGTAATATAGATAGTAGCTGTACTGTAGAGAACATAAAGGAGCACTCTTATGTCTAAGTGTCTTAGCAGATGCTTATAGTAttctttgtaaaagaaaaaaacaaactgttctaATAACAGTTTATAAAGCTCTCGAAAGTGCAACCACAATGCCCTGGACTCAACTGGACTTAAAACCATATACACTAATTGCTGTTTTGTTCtcagaatgaaaacaacatacagTCAACACAGGTCTCTTTGggtagtatttaaaaaaaaaaaaaaaatcaagtatgGCAACTTTTTCATGTTTGCCATGCCCCGCTCAGAAACCCATTTAAGGTTGATTTTGAAAGAATTTCATATTATCCCTCATCTTTCTGTTATCTTTGTTGGTATAATAATAGGCCTTTTGATTTTTGTGTAATCTACAAATAAGCACCATGTTCACAATCGCAGTTTCTTGTTTCATTGTGACGGTTTCAACAGATGATGGTTTCAGTGCAGATTGAATTCTCTTTACTAAGAATCCCCCATAAATGGTGAGGAGGATTTGAACTTCGTAACGCAATGTGTACAAGCAGTTTAAAAAATAGATCTATCATCACAGGATTTCTATTTACGGCACTCAAATTGTTGTTAATGGTCATAATGGAACAAAAACTGGTATGCATACACTGCATGGCATATAACAGCTGGACTGGTCTTTTGAATTTGACATTCTTAGTTGCCTCCATGAGCGAATAGCATGAAATCAGATTAAAAACTGCCATtgcaaaatgaattaaaattagAGACTGTAGATTTAATGCTTGTTGAAGGCTCTAAAAGGTTAACTGTTAAACGTCCCATGTCTCCAGTAACCCTTAATGGGTTCAGGAGATGATGAAAAGATGCCATTCAAAAATCAGAAGATGCTTGACATGAGCAGTTCATGCTGGAAAAAGTGagttggaaaagaaaacagattcaTATTTATTAGAAAGCCAGTTGTACTTTGTAGAGGCCTTTACCAGAGGACATAAGAACACGTTATTATGGATCAGGTGAGTATGTTGAGTCATTTACCGATTCGTCAGATAGGTCCCTAGGCTCACCACTCCATGTGATGATGATTAGAGAATTGACAGGACTTTTAGGATGAAATGTGCACGTCAAGATAACCTTTTTTCCTTGAGCAGTTTCAAGTGAAGGCTGTGCCATGCTCACATGCAAACCCCAGGTATTTGAGAGAACtgcaaataaatacaaaataaataaattactttaaaaagaCATATTTTCAATTAGACCGCAGAAAACTAACCTATAATTTTACTCTCAGTATTTAGAAACACACGTAAAAGAATCAgtcctcaaaaaaacaacaaaacaaaaaaaactctcaaaatCATGAGAAGGACAACATttaacaatacttttttttttactttactttttatCATTATCTTGCCAAAGAGACACACGTTTTTGCACTACTTTTAACTTGCAGTTTCAAGTACAAGTAACCTAACTATGCTCATAATACTTGTCATTTCAAGGTTAGAGGACTTCAGTTTCAAATTAGTTTCAATGCCCGTGTTTCAGCTCTCGTGACTGACAAGTGACATCTTTTGTGACTCATCTGTTCAAAAGAACTGTAGCAGTGACACATGTTGAATGTGACTGTGCACActctgacattcacacacacacacaattactaaGTTCAAGGCCCCCTCTAAACGCATACTCACGGCCCAggctgtaacatttcacactttaGGAGAAAACTACGATAAAGAACACTAAAACAGTCATTACCCATAATTTCATTACCTATTGCTATTTGTTTAACAAACACTCTCG is a window of Chanos chanos chromosome 10, fChaCha1.1, whole genome shotgun sequence DNA encoding:
- the gpa33b gene encoding cell surface A33 antigen gives rise to the protein MIKILSNTWGLHVSMAQPSLETAQGKKVILTCTFHPKSPVNSLIIITWSGEPRDLSDESITFGTYYSNDGHIDIGPDYEGKASIETDLDQKVSRLTLNHVTVQESRDIKCQVQIPGDDEGQTFDTTNLVVLVPPSDPVCEIKGATEYGHDISLTCVSEEGSPTPTYQWQGYDVSNLQRPFPPKTTQQNGVLSLFNMSREMSGYYVCTSTNKMGSAKCNVTLAVMPSTMNIASTAGIFGGCAAGVLVLVIIIYCCCCRKKEKDEEHATNGPVVEYHDRPPTEHLEDQGGDKRKGSVEGSIDRRDQYEEHSEKSAERRNSSDILREKNVVYRSKDRLNDPDDYNDQRDRYYDRRDRYDDRDNRYDGRRDRYDDRDDRYDDRRDRYDDRHDRYVDRHDRYDNRQDHYDDHTDY